In the Aneurinibacillus soli genome, one interval contains:
- a CDS encoding HD-GYP domain-containing protein, with translation MFVHNHIKSKLRFVSLTVITLSYFLVKDYPGFNGIVFWGFTLIGWVIAAFVYSWKGKKTGVFLEENENKLRFMDFAFVLGYMTVTGGIDESPYLYLIYLGIASVGLYGSRRFGLLYSLLALVILVGYDLVYHQIMEGRFVPTWHIWPKLCMLPVFGLLADMLLAHFQSMQENEEIVLDQLVTSLAKAIGSKDSYTLGHSTRVQMYALAIGHELALNQEDMFTLRYGALLHDIGKIHIPSSLLNKTGRPTLDEWNELKSHSVEGGRIMAGLQKLSGVRDIVLYHHEKYDGTGYPSGLAGEDIPFLAAIVNVADSFDAMTSTRSYNKPKTVEEGMAEVRNCIGTQFHPRAAATALALFERGEWPRFKQLEETAEGEHFAKSERSCVVK, from the coding sequence ATGTTTGTGCATAACCACATCAAAAGCAAACTTCGCTTCGTCTCGCTGACTGTGATTACGCTATCATATTTTCTTGTGAAGGATTATCCAGGATTTAATGGAATTGTGTTCTGGGGATTTACTCTGATAGGTTGGGTTATTGCAGCGTTTGTGTACAGTTGGAAAGGGAAGAAGACAGGTGTTTTTTTAGAAGAGAATGAGAACAAACTTCGCTTCATGGATTTTGCGTTTGTACTCGGCTATATGACGGTAACGGGGGGGATTGATGAAAGTCCGTATTTATACTTGATTTATCTGGGAATCGCATCGGTAGGACTGTACGGCTCAAGGCGGTTCGGTCTGCTGTACTCACTGCTTGCACTCGTGATTTTGGTTGGGTACGATTTAGTTTATCATCAGATAATGGAAGGTCGCTTCGTTCCGACATGGCACATATGGCCCAAGCTTTGCATGCTGCCGGTATTTGGTCTTTTGGCAGATATGCTACTTGCACACTTCCAATCGATGCAGGAGAATGAAGAAATTGTGCTCGATCAGCTTGTGACAAGTCTTGCCAAAGCGATTGGCAGTAAAGATTCGTACACACTCGGACACTCAACACGTGTGCAAATGTATGCGCTTGCGATTGGTCATGAGCTTGCCCTTAATCAGGAAGATATGTTTACGCTGCGTTATGGAGCGTTGTTACATGATATTGGAAAAATCCACATTCCGTCCAGTTTGCTTAATAAAACAGGGCGTCCTACGCTTGATGAATGGAATGAACTGAAAAGCCATTCCGTGGAAGGTGGGCGTATTATGGCAGGTCTTCAGAAATTGAGTGGTGTGCGGGATATTGTGCTGTATCATCATGAGAAATATGACGGAACGGGTTATCCAAGCGGACTAGCTGGAGAAGATATTCCTTTTCTTGCGGCAATTGTAAATGTTGCGGATTCGTTCGATGCGATGACGTCTACACGATCGTATAACAAGCCTAAGACAGTAGAGGAAGGCATGGCGGAAGTCCGGAATTGTATCGGTACGCAGTTTCATCCGAGGGCTGCTGCTACTGCGCTCGCCTTGTTTGAACGAGGAGAGTGGCCGCGCTTTAAGCAGCTAGAGGAAACAGCAGAAGGTGAACATTTTGCGAAATCTGAAAGGTCATGTGTTGTAAAATAA
- a CDS encoding universal stress protein: MFTKIVVAIDGSEMGAKALEAAIALSAEQKAELAILHVARETIVSPYIVGEMAYLTKDFDTSVNEAIRKEAEKLLEESKEKAVARGITAQTVYVTGDPAREIVQYAQENRVGLVVLGSRGLGAFKEMMLGSVSHKVSQLVSCPILIVK, from the coding sequence ATGTTTACTAAAATAGTAGTTGCAATTGATGGTTCTGAGATGGGAGCAAAAGCGCTGGAAGCTGCTATTGCACTTAGTGCCGAGCAAAAGGCAGAACTTGCTATTCTACATGTAGCTAGAGAGACGATTGTTTCCCCGTATATTGTGGGTGAAATGGCGTATTTAACGAAAGATTTTGATACAAGTGTAAATGAGGCAATACGCAAAGAAGCCGAAAAACTGCTTGAAGAATCGAAGGAAAAAGCGGTTGCACGTGGTATTACAGCCCAAACCGTATATGTAACAGGAGATCCGGCACGCGAGATCGTACAGTATGCACAGGAAAATCGTGTAGGGCTCGTCGTTCTCGGAAGCCGTGGACTAGGAGCCTTTAAAGAAATGATGCTTGGAAGTGTTAGTCATAAAGTTTCTCAGCTGGTTTCCTGCCCGATTCTTATTGTGAAATAA
- a CDS encoding acetate uptake transporter, producing MKSNQEVAETKIVMSDPTALGVFGLAMVTFVASSQKLGWTTGTTYLLPWAIFLGSLAQIWASTVDFKKNNYFGSIVLGAYGLFWIGVASHWMIALGWFGDVGKLADPKQLAFAFFGYLIFSLFITVAALEVNKAFAAILILIDVLLFSLALATLGVNKEMFSKLAAYSELIISLIGFYAAGAAFLNAFFGRQVLPLGKPLGLIKKGAPANSQPATNRKMAANE from the coding sequence ATGAAGAGTAACCAGGAAGTTGCAGAAACAAAGATCGTAATGTCAGATCCAACCGCACTTGGGGTGTTTGGATTGGCGATGGTAACGTTTGTAGCATCGTCACAAAAACTTGGCTGGACAACCGGCACTACTTATTTATTGCCATGGGCGATTTTCCTTGGCTCACTTGCTCAAATTTGGGCTTCAACTGTAGACTTTAAGAAAAACAATTATTTCGGTTCAATTGTTCTAGGCGCATATGGATTGTTCTGGATCGGGGTTGCATCGCACTGGATGATTGCACTTGGGTGGTTTGGGGATGTTGGAAAATTAGCAGACCCGAAACAGCTGGCTTTCGCATTTTTTGGATACTTGATTTTTTCTTTATTCATTACAGTAGCGGCATTGGAAGTTAATAAAGCGTTTGCAGCGATTCTAATCTTGATTGATGTTCTATTGTTCTCACTTGCATTGGCAACACTTGGTGTGAATAAAGAGATGTTCTCGAAGCTTGCCGCTTATTCTGAACTTATTATTTCTCTTATTGGTTTTTACGCAGCAGGAGCTGCATTCCTGAACGCTTTCTTCGGTAGACAAGTCCTGCCGCTTGGCAAGCCGCTTGGCCTGATCAAGAAAGGCGCACCAGCTAATAGCCAGCCTGCTACTAATCGCAAAATGGCAGCAAACGAGTAA
- a CDS encoding GspE/PulE family protein yields MLDVSEYVIAVIRDGIARGASDIHIEPGTNELVIRFRLDGYLQEVERKEEAWGPPVISRLKLMGGMDIGERRLPQDGGFSLESGEEEHGEMIDVRVATLPTIHGEKAVLRLLPHAPRYGTLTSLGMNEADAFRVRSMLSGTQGMILVAGATGSGKTTTMYTMLQELSREGRNIVSLEQPVEYRIPGINQVQIHPRSGLSFHEGLRAVLRQDPDVILVGEIRDKLTAEIAVRAALTGHLLISTIHTKDAVSTIVRLLDMGIEPYLLTSALVGVIAQRLVRRPCPSCYGQMPACSSCHGGGLRGRTGIYEVLTVADDFHPYILHRCSADEMNRYLRANGFVSLSVSLEQKIAEREAEPDAPILYTPYASANQVV; encoded by the coding sequence ATGCTAGATGTGTCAGAATATGTAATAGCAGTCATCCGAGACGGAATTGCCAGAGGCGCGAGTGATATTCATATTGAACCGGGGACGAATGAGCTTGTCATCCGGTTCCGTCTGGATGGATATCTGCAGGAGGTGGAACGCAAAGAAGAAGCATGGGGACCGCCTGTGATCTCACGTCTCAAGCTGATGGGAGGAATGGACATCGGAGAGAGAAGGCTGCCACAGGATGGCGGATTCTCACTGGAATCCGGGGAAGAAGAGCACGGGGAAATGATCGATGTACGAGTGGCAACGCTTCCGACCATTCACGGCGAGAAGGCAGTGCTTCGTCTGCTTCCACATGCACCTCGCTATGGCACCCTTACCTCGCTTGGTATGAATGAGGCGGATGCATTCCGTGTTCGATCGATGCTCTCGGGAACACAGGGGATGATTCTTGTGGCGGGAGCGACTGGAAGCGGTAAAACAACGACGATGTATACGATGCTTCAGGAGTTGAGCCGCGAAGGACGTAATATCGTGTCGCTGGAACAGCCAGTGGAATACCGAATTCCAGGAATCAATCAGGTGCAGATTCATCCGCGTTCGGGTTTGTCGTTTCATGAAGGGTTGCGAGCAGTATTGCGGCAGGACCCGGATGTTATTTTGGTAGGCGAGATTCGGGACAAGCTGACGGCGGAGATTGCGGTCCGTGCTGCACTTACGGGCCACCTGCTCATATCGACTATCCATACAAAAGACGCGGTTAGCACGATTGTTCGTCTGCTTGATATGGGAATTGAACCGTACTTGCTTACATCCGCGCTGGTAGGTGTGATTGCCCAGCGGCTCGTACGTCGACCATGTCCGAGTTGCTACGGCCAGATGCCAGCGTGTTCGTCCTGCCATGGAGGCGGCCTGCGTGGTCGCACGGGGATTTATGAAGTGCTGACAGTAGCAGATGACTTCCATCCATATATTCTTCATCGCTGTTCAGCAGATGAGATGAACCGTTATTTACGAGCGAATGGATTTGTTTCGTTGTCGGTATCTCTCGAACAAAAAATAGCCGAAAGAGAAGCGGAGCCAGATGCTCCAATATTGTATACGCCGTATGCGTCTGCGAATCAAGTGGTCTGA
- a CDS encoding type II secretion system F family protein: MRLRIKWSDVLLSRLCDSLSHLLEGGIPLLDALDVTTSHMPGLYRAQLQAVRKELEAGYPLSCALEQIRPPAFFLSLLAAGEAHGDYARCFRFAAMHYQKRFEWKQRLRQLLSYPLLLLVLSSCSLLFLLHTILPQMLSMYASMNLQLPVFTRLFLQAGGTALSVLPVVIIVVSGMIVMFLWGRHRVRLGLFLLRIPVVRTFFRIAYTQYFARQAGLLFQAGVSILDICTLFCEKAPWAVMRQEMHFLIAELLKGQSLSDTMRNRTCFTPGLIRCLELGEQSGRIDECLLVYSEQLERYTRQKIEQMLRWIEPGLLLGIGLIVCGVVFSLFLPVLYMMSHISQ; encoded by the coding sequence ATGCGTCTGCGAATCAAGTGGTCTGATGTCCTGCTCTCCCGCCTGTGTGACAGTCTCTCTCATCTGCTAGAAGGTGGAATTCCCCTGCTTGATGCGCTTGATGTAACCACTTCTCATATGCCAGGCTTGTATAGAGCGCAGCTTCAGGCCGTCAGGAAGGAACTCGAAGCCGGTTATCCGCTATCCTGTGCACTTGAACAGATTCGGCCACCTGCATTTTTTCTCTCGTTGCTTGCTGCAGGAGAAGCGCATGGCGATTATGCCCGTTGCTTCCGATTTGCGGCCATGCATTATCAAAAGCGCTTTGAATGGAAGCAGCGTCTCAGACAGCTTCTTAGTTATCCACTGCTGTTGCTTGTTCTTTCCTCTTGTAGTCTACTGTTTTTACTTCATACGATTCTACCTCAGATGCTTTCGATGTATGCCTCCATGAATCTTCAGCTCCCTGTTTTTACTCGCTTATTTCTTCAGGCTGGTGGGACCGCTCTATCTGTTTTACCCGTTGTTATTATAGTTGTATCAGGCATGATAGTTATGTTCCTGTGGGGACGGCATCGTGTACGTCTTGGTTTATTTTTGCTTCGGATTCCTGTTGTGCGGACCTTTTTCCGAATTGCGTATACCCAGTATTTTGCACGTCAGGCAGGGCTCTTGTTTCAGGCAGGTGTATCCATTCTTGACATTTGTACGCTGTTTTGTGAGAAAGCTCCGTGGGCTGTGATGAGGCAGGAGATGCATTTTCTAATAGCTGAATTGCTGAAAGGACAGAGTCTGAGTGATACGATGCGGAACCGTACGTGCTTTACACCGGGTTTGATTCGCTGTCTCGAGCTTGGAGAACAGAGTGGGCGGATTGATGAATGTCTGCTTGTATATAGTGAACAGCTTGAAAGATATACTCGTCAGAAGATTGAGCAGATGTTGCGCTGGATTGAGCCAGGACTTCTGCTTGGGATTGGACTGATTGTATGCGGCGTTGTTTTTTCGTTGTTTTTGCCTGTGCTATATATGATGAGCCATATTTCACAGTAA
- a CDS encoding competence type IV pilus major pilin ComGC, whose protein sequence is MNRIRKEKRNEHGFTLIEMLIVVAIIGVFLSLALPVYKDTVVNAQNQSCELNKRMLKVAMETYYLSNGNIYPATGKEIDELLAKHYLEERPRCSGKGAYTFTVSTDGKSVDVSCTVHHAP, encoded by the coding sequence ATGAATCGTATAAGGAAAGAGAAGCGTAACGAACATGGATTTACCTTAATTGAAATGCTGATTGTAGTAGCGATTATCGGTGTGTTTTTGTCGCTTGCTCTGCCTGTTTATAAAGATACGGTTGTTAATGCACAAAATCAGAGCTGTGAGTTAAATAAGCGGATGCTGAAGGTAGCGATGGAAACGTATTATTTGAGCAATGGTAACATATATCCGGCAACAGGCAAAGAGATTGATGAATTGCTGGCTAAGCATTATCTGGAAGAACGTCCGAGGTGTTCAGGTAAAGGGGCGTATACGTTTACCGTGTCGACAGACGGCAAGTCGGTAGACGTATCCTGTACGGTACATCATGCACCGTAG